GTCAAAACGCTCCATCCAATGGTTCATGGTGGATTACTCGGTCGTCGTGATCTTGAATCCCATCGTGAGCAGATGGCTGCGCAACAGATTCAACCGATTGATTTCGTCGTCGTCAATCTGTATCCGTTCAAGCAGACGGTCTTACAAGAAGACGTCGCCTATGCCGATGCGATCGAGAACATCGATATCGGTGGACCAAGCATGTTGCGTTCAGCGGCGAAAAACCACGCAGCTGTCACGGTCGTCGTCGACCCAGCTGATTACGAAACGGTCGTTGCCGAGATTCGTGAAGGCGGTACGACGTTTGAGACACGTCAACGTCTTGCGGCGAAAGCCTTCCGTCATACAGCGGCGTACGATGCGTTGATCGCGGATTATTTCTTGACACAAACAGGCGAGAAGTTCCCGGATCAGTTGACAATCACGCTTGAGAAAGTCCAGGATCTTCGTTATGGAGAAAATCCACACCAAGAAGCAGCCTTTTATAAAACACCAATTTACCGTGGAGCATCTCTCGCTTCAGCGAAACAGTTGCATGGTAAAGAGTTGTCGTATAACAACATTCAAGATGCGAACGCTGCACTCGAAATTCTCGACGAGTTCCGCGAAGCAGCAGCCGTCGTTGTTAAACACATGAACCCGTGTGGTGTTGCCGTCGGTCCAACGATCGGAGAGGCATTCCGTCGCGCTCATGCAGCCGATCCGGTGTCGATCTTCGGTGGCATCGTCGCCTTGAACCGTGAAGTTGACTTAGAGACAGCAGAACAGTTAAGCGGTATCTTCCTTGAAATCATCATCGCCCCATCCTTCACGGAAGAAGCATTCGCCTTGTTGTCAGCGAAAAAGAACATCCGTCTACTTGAACTCGACGTCAAACGTGTCCAAGCAATCCGTTATACGGCAGTCGCTGGCGGCATGCTCGTCCAAGACAGTGACGATGAGACGCTTGATGATGCAGCAGCACGCGTCGTGACAGACCGCAAGCCGACAGCAGCGGAATGGGAAGACTTGAAACTCGCATGGCGTGCCGTCAAACATGTCAAGTCGAACGCGATCGTTCTCGCGAAGGACGAAGTGACGGTCGGTGTTGGTGCAGGACAGATGAACCGTGTTGGTTCAGCGAACATCGCGATTACACAAGCCGGAGAAAAAGCAGTTGGTGCGTCACTTGCTTCCGATGCCTTCTTCCCAATGGGTGATACGGTCGAAGCGGCAGCAGCAGCTGGTATTACGGCAATCATTCAACCAGGCGGCTCGATTCGCGACCAAGAGTCGATCGATGCGTGTAACAAACATGGCATTACGATGGTCTTTACGAACGTTCGACATTTCAAACACTAAGCGGAGGCGATTTGAATGAAGGTATTGGTGATTGGTAAAGGAGGGCGTGAACACGCGCTCGTCTGGAAGCTGGCACAGGATGAACGGATCGAGACAGTGTATGCTG
This region of Exiguobacterium acetylicum DSM 20416 genomic DNA includes:
- the purH gene encoding bifunctional phosphoribosylaminoimidazolecarboxamide formyltransferase/IMP cyclohydrolase, whose protein sequence is MRALISVSDKTGIVELGRAFHEAGIELVSTGGTHQALEEAGLPVIGISEVTQFPEMLDGRVKTLHPMVHGGLLGRRDLESHREQMAAQQIQPIDFVVVNLYPFKQTVLQEDVAYADAIENIDIGGPSMLRSAAKNHAAVTVVVDPADYETVVAEIREGGTTFETRQRLAAKAFRHTAAYDALIADYFLTQTGEKFPDQLTITLEKVQDLRYGENPHQEAAFYKTPIYRGASLASAKQLHGKELSYNNIQDANAALEILDEFREAAAVVVKHMNPCGVAVGPTIGEAFRRAHAADPVSIFGGIVALNREVDLETAEQLSGIFLEIIIAPSFTEEAFALLSAKKNIRLLELDVKRVQAIRYTAVAGGMLVQDSDDETLDDAAARVVTDRKPTAAEWEDLKLAWRAVKHVKSNAIVLAKDEVTVGVGAGQMNRVGSANIAITQAGEKAVGASLASDAFFPMGDTVEAAAAAGITAIIQPGGSIRDQESIDACNKHGITMVFTNVRHFKH